A part of Saccharomonospora amisosensis genomic DNA contains:
- a CDS encoding ATP-binding protein has protein sequence MRRRILLAILLAVAVTGTALGIPLGVTGWLLVDNLQREDLASSAQRIAAILDDQLADDRPLDLDPVRVAVPRDGLLTVRGATTGELVYGSYPGSDVVVETVPIAKGGTVELAIPAGPMRARQTQVAMAVVLLVVLSVGSGTMVATVTARRLARPLRHVADRAARLGGGDFRADQRRYGVGELDMVADALDASGSALAQLVQRERQLVGDVSHQLRSRLTALQLRLETLTAHDDPEVREDARAALEQADRLATVLDELLAAARAASEVGAEPVELSTLLSHIAEEWRPQFRAHGRTLRVRGADALMARATPARLREVVGVLLDNALRHGGGTVTVTARRGDSEGTVVVEVADGGQGVPEELAAHVFDRGVSGGGSTGVGLALARALAEADGGRLELSVKKPATFSLFLRVPTPADVGGVSWPPERVPR, from the coding sequence ATGCGGCGGCGCATCCTGCTCGCCATCCTGCTGGCCGTGGCGGTCACCGGGACCGCCCTCGGTATCCCGCTCGGCGTAACCGGATGGCTGCTGGTCGACAACCTGCAACGGGAAGACCTCGCATCCAGCGCGCAGCGGATCGCGGCAATCCTGGACGACCAGCTCGCCGACGACAGGCCGTTGGATCTGGACCCGGTGCGGGTTGCCGTGCCAAGGGACGGCCTGCTCACCGTGCGCGGGGCCACAACGGGCGAACTCGTGTACGGCAGCTACCCCGGGTCTGACGTGGTGGTGGAGACCGTTCCGATCGCCAAGGGTGGGACCGTGGAGCTTGCGATCCCGGCGGGGCCGATGCGGGCACGACAGACGCAGGTGGCGATGGCGGTCGTGCTGCTGGTGGTGCTCTCGGTCGGCTCGGGCACGATGGTGGCCACGGTGACCGCCCGCAGGCTGGCCCGGCCGCTGCGGCACGTCGCCGACCGTGCCGCGCGACTTGGCGGGGGTGACTTCCGTGCCGACCAGCGTCGCTACGGGGTCGGTGAACTCGACATGGTCGCCGACGCCCTCGATGCGTCCGGTTCGGCGCTGGCTCAGCTCGTGCAACGGGAACGCCAGCTCGTCGGCGACGTCTCCCACCAGTTGCGCAGCAGGCTGACCGCGCTGCAACTGCGGTTGGAGACTCTGACGGCGCATGATGACCCCGAGGTGCGCGAGGACGCGCGAGCGGCGCTCGAACAGGCCGACCGGCTGGCGACCGTGCTCGACGAGCTGCTCGCCGCCGCGAGGGCCGCCAGCGAGGTGGGTGCCGAGCCGGTGGAACTGTCGACGCTGCTGTCACACATCGCCGAGGAGTGGCGCCCGCAGTTTCGGGCGCACGGGCGCACGTTGCGGGTGCGTGGCGCTGACGCGCTGATGGCGAGGGCTACCCCCGCGCGGCTGCGGGAAGTCGTCGGAGTGCTGCTGGACAACGCGTTGCGGCACGGTGGCGGCACCGTGACGGTCACCGCACGGCGGGGAGACTCCGAAGGCACCGTGGTTGTGGAGGTGGCCGACGGCGGCCAGGGGGTGCCAGAAGAACTGGCCGCGCACGTGTTCGACCGCGGTGTCTCCGGCGGTGGCTCCACCGGTGTGGGGCTCGCGCTCGCCCGTGCCCTCGCCGAAGCCGACGGCGGCAGGCTCGAGCTTTCGGTGAAGAAGCCCGCTACGTTCAGCCTGTTCCTGCGGGTACCGACGCCCGCGGATGTCGGGGGAGTGAGCTGGCCGCCCGAGCGGGTGCCCCGCTAG
- a CDS encoding GtrA family protein: protein MAVVESVLAHVPEPLRAVLIKHRELLKFAVVGGTTFLVDNGIWYLLKLTVLEAKPTTAKGIAIIIATIVSYVLNREWSFRTRGGRERPHEAALFFLVSGVAVVVNLIPLYASRNVFNLEVPHVSLLVQEVADFASGSVLGMLLAMAFRFWGFKRWVFPDELGDRRGEDAAVATERRVRA, encoded by the coding sequence GTGGCTGTCGTCGAATCCGTGCTGGCCCACGTGCCTGAGCCGCTGCGGGCGGTGCTCATCAAGCACCGCGAGTTGCTCAAGTTCGCGGTGGTCGGTGGCACCACCTTCCTGGTCGACAACGGCATCTGGTACCTGCTCAAGCTGACGGTGCTCGAGGCCAAGCCCACGACCGCGAAGGGCATCGCGATCATCATCGCCACGATCGTGTCGTACGTGCTCAACCGGGAGTGGTCGTTCCGCACTCGTGGCGGCCGGGAACGCCCCCACGAAGCGGCGCTGTTTTTCCTGGTCAGCGGGGTAGCCGTGGTGGTGAACCTGATCCCGCTGTACGCCTCACGGAACGTCTTCAACCTCGAGGTACCGCACGTGTCACTACTCGTGCAGGAAGTCGCCGACTTCGCGAGCGGGTCCGTGCTGGGCATGCTGCTTGCGATGGCGTTTCGCTTCTGGGGTTTCAAGCGTTGGGTGTTCCCCGACGAGTTGGGTGATCGGCGTGGCGAGGACGCCGCCGTCGCCACCGAACGGCGAGTGCGGGCCTAG
- a CDS encoding MarR family winged helix-turn-helix transcriptional regulator has product MDASDSMRVNRALNKMSKLYRAAKARKLAALGLHPGQDVLLWLLAQERDGMTVSELAARLGIEPPTATRSLARLERGGWFRREPVATDRRQVRIVVTEAGHRLVPSIERAWSELAEQALGEVSQEQRDITIAVLEQANERLRGLVGEAVLAEE; this is encoded by the coding sequence GTGGACGCAAGTGATTCGATGCGCGTCAATCGGGCGCTGAACAAGATGAGCAAGCTCTACCGCGCCGCGAAGGCACGCAAGCTCGCGGCGCTCGGGTTGCATCCCGGACAGGACGTGCTGCTGTGGCTGCTCGCCCAAGAGCGCGACGGCATGACAGTCTCGGAACTGGCGGCACGGCTGGGAATCGAACCGCCGACCGCCACCCGTAGCCTCGCTCGGCTGGAGCGTGGCGGGTGGTTCCGGCGCGAACCGGTCGCCACTGATCGCCGACAAGTGCGCATCGTGGTCACTGAGGCAGGCCACAGGCTGGTCCCCAGCATCGAACGCGCGTGGTCCGAACTCGCCGAGCAGGCGCTGGGCGAGGTGAGCCAGGAGCAACGCGACATCACGATCGCGGTGCTCGAACAGGCCAACGAGCGACTGCGCGGTCTGGTGGGAGAAGCCGTCCTTGCCGAGGAGTGA
- a CDS encoding PH domain-containing protein produces MPYPDDLLSEGERVITHKHPHFKMLILPVLALAGTLGAGVWLALWARDLDAPWDMVTLIAVGAVAVLLVVWLFLVPFVRWRTTHFIVTTDRVIAREGVVKRTGIDIPMARINSVRFEHGLVDRVFGCGTLIIESASEEPLTFDDIPGVEKVHTMIYRQVNDNPYDDFDFGTGSQERHGRA; encoded by the coding sequence GTGCCTTATCCAGACGATTTGCTCAGTGAGGGTGAGCGCGTCATAACGCACAAGCATCCGCACTTCAAGATGCTGATCCTGCCGGTGCTGGCTCTGGCGGGCACGCTGGGAGCCGGGGTGTGGCTCGCGCTGTGGGCCCGCGACCTGGACGCGCCGTGGGACATGGTCACGCTGATCGCTGTCGGCGCGGTAGCGGTGCTGCTGGTGGTGTGGTTGTTCCTCGTGCCGTTCGTGCGCTGGCGCACCACGCACTTCATCGTCACCACGGACCGGGTGATCGCACGGGAGGGCGTTGTCAAGCGCACCGGCATCGACATCCCCATGGCCAGGATCAACAGCGTCCGTTTCGAGCACGGGCTCGTCGATCGCGTTTTCGGCTGCGGCACGCTGATCATCGAGTCCGCCTCGGAGGAGCCGCTGACCTTCGACGACATTCCCGGCGTCGAGAAGGTGCACACGATGATCTACCGGCAGGTCAACGACAATCCCTACGACGACTTCGACTTCGGAACCGGCAGCCAGGAGCGTCATGGGCGCGCGTGA
- a CDS encoding hydroxymethylglutaryl-CoA lyase codes for MGARELGLPERVGPVTGMPRQVTIWEVGPRDGLQNEATTVPVEVKLEFLDRLAAAGLTTLEATSFVHPKWVPQLADAEELLERLRRVAGVRYPVLVPNERGLDRALAAGVRHIAVFGSATQSFAERNLNRGFDEQFAMFEPVVSRARSEGVDVRGYLSMCFGDPWEGVVDPAQVVRAGRNLLDLGCTQLSLGDTIGVATPAGVERLVTAFTSAGIDVAGLAVHFHDTYGQALANTCAALRLGVSTVDSSAGGLGGCPYAESATGNLATEDLVWMLDGLGIDHGVDLDALVATSTWLAGRLGRPSPSRVVRALGG; via the coding sequence ATGGGCGCGCGTGAGCTCGGGTTGCCGGAGCGGGTCGGGCCCGTGACGGGCATGCCCCGTCAGGTCACCATCTGGGAGGTCGGGCCTCGCGACGGCCTGCAGAACGAGGCCACCACCGTGCCCGTCGAGGTGAAGCTGGAGTTCCTCGATCGGCTCGCTGCCGCGGGACTGACGACGCTGGAGGCCACCAGCTTCGTGCACCCGAAATGGGTACCGCAGCTGGCCGACGCCGAGGAACTGCTTGAGCGGCTGCGGCGGGTGGCCGGGGTTCGCTACCCGGTGCTGGTGCCCAACGAACGCGGGCTGGACCGCGCGCTCGCCGCGGGCGTGCGCCACATCGCGGTGTTCGGCAGCGCTACCCAGTCCTTCGCCGAACGCAACCTCAACCGTGGCTTCGACGAGCAGTTCGCGATGTTCGAGCCGGTCGTGTCGCGGGCAAGGAGCGAAGGTGTCGACGTGCGCGGCTACCTGTCGATGTGTTTCGGCGACCCGTGGGAGGGCGTGGTCGATCCGGCGCAGGTCGTTCGTGCCGGCCGGAACCTGCTCGACCTCGGCTGCACGCAACTGTCGCTAGGCGACACCATCGGGGTCGCGACCCCGGCTGGTGTCGAACGGTTGGTCACGGCGTTCACCTCCGCCGGAATCGACGTTGCCGGGCTCGCCGTGCACTTTCACGACACCTACGGTCAGGCGTTGGCCAACACCTGCGCCGCGCTGCGACTCGGGGTGTCTACTGTGGATTCTTCGGCTGGCGGGCTGGGTGGCTGCCCCTATGCGGAGTCGGCCACAGGCAACCTCGCCACCGAGGACCTGGTGTGGATGCTCGACGGGCTCGGGATCGACCACGGCGTCGACCTGGACGCGCTCGTCGCGACGAGCACGTGGCTGGCCGGGCGGCTCGGCAGGCCGAGCCCGTCACGGGTGGTGCGTGCGCTCGGCGGCTGA
- a CDS encoding glycohydrolase toxin TNT-related protein (This protein contains a domain related to Tuberculosis Necrotizing Toxin, which is the C-terminal effector domain of outer membrane channel protein CpnT, and which has a lethal NAD+-glycohydrolase activity.) codes for MGVELPAELAGIAAETGTAWPQADEDAMREQAAAWRRAAHDLTTLAGEADSAAGNALDAMSGPAEEAARHRWSGIVSAGNGSMMEAAAGANQAADRLEHAAEQVGKAKVEIVRQLVTAARNRDAALAAAQAGHPGALAALDTTLRGTAANLGAVTTGLADAVGPSGSAPLDTATELVAPNPGAHTSGGQSGLLAATTGLPAEVVEEALGAPDGRGPSGTVEVEVEEPLAAGEPHDSAQSLDLAEPVAFAESVEPWQPPSPESEPDPLPHVWRGREALDGPAPVLAAGPEDTGPIAITHARTPPSGQPAASLGFADAPTPPSGTALAPPPAGQSHGQTHLAGFTGGPVAAQPVAGPPVAGPPVAGQFAPQPPVPAAQPFAAPPYAGQQFGPGAVPYGPVAGGPPVPGAPATAAPTAGPGHAPRAAPPQSFRWGPEQHHQQRAPHPPQAPDPARPQQPAAHPPVGAARQDRQSVVALFLVHMFPIGHLPVATDKPARQLPVPAGDCDYAAGLRFPPHDHPESGTIDPTVALASLRAGVRQPAPPPAEVLPCPPATLSEGHDPLGGMDEREWDRRYVVHAGQRAEFAWPPGERYPEGGCEPGEPVLLAPDTVLDRFGTALGRVFAEDGTPFARRSLPPALLEAGYRRYRVLRELPMWRALSAPWFGQPGGGVRYRSVYSAAELVTLGYLADVTFEERP; via the coding sequence ATGGGTGTCGAACTACCCGCGGAACTCGCAGGCATCGCCGCCGAGACGGGCACCGCGTGGCCGCAGGCGGATGAGGACGCCATGCGTGAGCAGGCCGCGGCATGGCGCAGGGCGGCGCACGACCTCACGACGCTGGCCGGCGAGGCCGACTCGGCGGCGGGAAACGCACTCGACGCGATGTCCGGACCGGCCGAGGAAGCGGCCCGTCACAGGTGGTCCGGCATCGTGTCGGCCGGAAACGGCAGCATGATGGAGGCGGCGGCGGGTGCGAACCAGGCCGCCGATCGCCTCGAGCACGCCGCCGAACAGGTCGGTAAGGCCAAGGTGGAGATCGTGCGTCAGCTCGTGACAGCGGCGAGGAACCGCGACGCGGCTCTCGCGGCCGCGCAGGCCGGGCATCCGGGTGCACTGGCGGCGCTCGACACGACCCTGCGCGGCACGGCCGCCAACCTCGGTGCCGTCACCACCGGCCTCGCCGACGCGGTAGGACCGAGCGGGAGTGCACCACTCGACACGGCCACCGAACTCGTGGCACCGAACCCAGGCGCGCACACCTCGGGCGGCCAGTCGGGTTTGCTGGCCGCCACGACCGGACTGCCCGCCGAGGTGGTCGAGGAGGCACTCGGTGCACCTGACGGGCGGGGGCCCTCGGGCACGGTCGAGGTCGAGGTGGAGGAACCGCTCGCGGCGGGTGAGCCACACGATTCGGCACAGTCCCTGGACCTGGCCGAGCCGGTCGCGTTTGCCGAGAGCGTCGAACCGTGGCAGCCGCCGTCGCCGGAGTCCGAGCCGGACCCGCTGCCGCACGTGTGGCGTGGCCGCGAGGCACTCGACGGGCCCGCTCCTGTTCTCGCTGCTGGGCCGGAAGACACCGGCCCCATCGCCATCACGCACGCGAGGACGCCGCCGAGCGGGCAGCCCGCGGCAAGCCTGGGGTTCGCCGACGCGCCGACGCCGCCGAGCGGCACCGCGCTCGCGCCGCCACCGGCCGGGCAGTCGCACGGGCAGACGCACCTTGCCGGTTTCACCGGGGGTCCGGTCGCGGCGCAACCGGTCGCGGGGCCACCGGTCGCGGGGCCACCGGTCGCGGGGCAGTTCGCGCCGCAGCCACCCGTGCCCGCGGCACAGCCGTTCGCCGCTCCTCCCTACGCAGGCCAGCAGTTCGGTCCCGGTGCCGTTCCCTACGGTCCCGTCGCGGGCGGCCCACCAGTACCAGGCGCACCCGCCACAGCGGCACCCACGGCCGGGCCCGGCCACGCCCCGCGAGCCGCGCCGCCCCAGTCATTTCGGTGGGGGCCGGAACAGCACCACCAGCAGCGCGCCCCGCACCCGCCGCAGGCGCCCGACCCCGCGCGCCCCCAGCAGCCTGCCGCGCACCCGCCGGTGGGTGCCGCGAGGCAGGATCGACAGAGTGTGGTCGCGCTGTTTCTGGTGCACATGTTCCCGATCGGGCACCTTCCTGTCGCCACGGACAAACCGGCACGGCAGTTGCCGGTGCCTGCCGGCGACTGCGACTACGCCGCAGGGCTTCGGTTCCCGCCGCACGACCATCCCGAATCCGGCACCATCGACCCCACCGTCGCGCTTGCCTCGCTGCGCGCGGGGGTACGCCAGCCCGCACCGCCGCCCGCCGAGGTGCTGCCGTGCCCGCCCGCCACGTTGTCGGAGGGCCACGATCCGCTCGGCGGGATGGACGAACGCGAATGGGATCGGCGCTACGTGGTGCACGCCGGGCAGCGAGCCGAGTTCGCCTGGCCTCCAGGGGAGCGCTACCCCGAGGGTGGGTGCGAGCCCGGCGAGCCGGTGCTGCTCGCGCCGGACACGGTGCTCGACCGGTTCGGTACCGCGTTGGGCAGGGTGTTCGCCGAGGACGGCACCCCGTTCGCGCGGCGTTCGCTGCCACCGGCGTTGCTGGAGGCAGGCTACCGGCGCTATCGCGTGCTCCGCGAGCTGCCGATGTGGCGGGCACTGTCCGCCCCATGGTTCGGCCAGCCGGGGGGCGGGGTGCGGTACCGGTCGGTGTACTCGGCGGCGGAACTGGTGACATTGGGTTATCTGGCTGACGTCACGTTCGAGGAGAGGCCATGA
- the hisN gene encoding histidinol-phosphatase: MTVSRYSSDLMLAGELADTADAITTARFRALDLAVGSKPDRTPVTDADTAVEDAVRDLLARRRPGDRVAGEERGGAVGGQGRVWVLDPIDGTKNFLRGTPVWATLIALVENGTPVVGMISAPLLGRRWWAGEGGGAWLRDSSGERRLAVSRVSALADAYVSTTDLGSWVEHHSRAAYLALVDACWESRAFGDFWQHCLVAEGAIDVAVEPIVNPWDVAAVRVLVTEAGGRFTDLAGRSRIDGGSALSTNGLLHDDALATIDGARRG, from the coding sequence GTGACCGTGTCCCGCTACTCCTCTGACCTGATGCTCGCGGGCGAGCTGGCCGACACCGCCGACGCGATCACCACCGCCCGCTTCCGTGCCCTCGACCTGGCCGTCGGCAGCAAACCAGACCGCACTCCGGTCACCGACGCCGACACCGCGGTGGAGGACGCCGTGCGCGACCTGCTCGCGCGGCGTCGCCCTGGTGACCGTGTCGCGGGCGAGGAGCGCGGCGGTGCTGTCGGTGGCCAGGGCCGGGTGTGGGTACTGGACCCCATCGACGGAACCAAGAACTTCCTGCGCGGAACACCGGTTTGGGCGACGCTGATCGCGCTGGTCGAGAACGGCACGCCGGTGGTCGGCATGATCAGCGCGCCGCTACTCGGCAGGCGCTGGTGGGCGGGCGAGGGCGGCGGAGCCTGGCTGCGGGACTCCTCCGGCGAGCGCAGGCTCGCGGTGTCACGGGTGTCGGCGCTGGCCGACGCCTACGTATCGACGACCGACCTGGGCTCATGGGTGGAGCACCACTCAAGAGCCGCCTACCTCGCACTCGTGGACGCCTGCTGGGAGAGCAGGGCGTTCGGCGACTTCTGGCAGCACTGCCTTGTCGCGGAGGGCGCGATCGACGTGGCGGTCGAGCCGATCGTCAATCCGTGGGACGTGGCCGCCGTGCGAGTGCTCGTCACCGAGGCGGGTGGCCGCTTCACCGACCTGGCAGGGCGCTCTCGCATCGACGGCGGCTCGGCGCTGTCGACCAACGGGCTGCTGCACGACGACGCGCTGGCCACGATCGACGGGGCACGGCGCGGCTAG
- a CDS encoding response regulator transcription factor codes for MWSRRKVGEVSVVLLAEDDPAIAEPLSRALEREGYEVAVVADGPSALDATSRDRVDLLVLDLGLPGMDGLEVCRRLRATDAGLPVLMLTARTDEVDFVVGLDAGADDYVAKPFRLAELLARIRALLRRRAPEVLEAGGVRMDVGARLVTVDGCEVQLANKEFELLRVLLGRAGQVVSREEILSEVWNDLESKTSKTLDMHMSWLRRKLAGGDNGGRKPGEERIATVRGVGFRFNTE; via the coding sequence ATGTGGTCGCGCCGTAAGGTTGGCGAGGTGAGCGTGGTCCTACTTGCCGAAGACGATCCGGCGATCGCGGAGCCGCTTTCCCGCGCGCTCGAACGGGAAGGTTACGAGGTCGCGGTCGTCGCCGACGGCCCGTCGGCACTGGACGCGACCTCGCGTGACCGGGTGGACCTGCTGGTGCTGGATCTCGGCCTGCCCGGGATGGACGGCCTCGAGGTGTGCCGCAGGCTGCGGGCCACGGATGCCGGGCTGCCCGTGCTGATGCTGACGGCAAGGACCGACGAGGTCGACTTCGTCGTGGGGCTTGACGCGGGAGCCGACGACTACGTGGCCAAGCCGTTCCGGCTTGCCGAGCTGCTGGCGCGCATTCGGGCGCTGCTGCGCCGCAGGGCCCCCGAGGTGCTCGAGGCGGGCGGGGTGCGCATGGACGTCGGCGCTCGCCTGGTGACGGTGGACGGCTGCGAGGTGCAACTCGCCAACAAGGAATTCGAGTTGCTGCGCGTGCTGCTCGGTCGCGCGGGGCAGGTGGTGAGCAGGGAGGAGATCCTTTCGGAGGTCTGGAACGACCTGGAGTCGAAGACCTCGAAGACGCTGGACATGCACATGTCGTGGCTGCGCCGCAAGCTCGCGGGCGGCGACAACGGCGGTCGCAAGCCCGGCGAGGAGCGCATCGCCACGGTGCGCGGGGTCGGCTTTCGCTTCAACACCGAGTGA
- a CDS encoding YbaB/EbfC family nucleoid-associated protein: MTEYRAQVDELLADYHRSREQLSTVHRDLAAISASVSSEDGLVTAVVGARGTLTDLMIADDAYDRYRPAELAAQIVRLTGEATVRAFSLAADVLAPALPSGTDPQALLLGTADLTEDDIATSGPEEEDDASFEDQNWLDDGEWSGTR, encoded by the coding sequence GTGACCGAGTATCGCGCGCAGGTGGACGAGTTGCTCGCCGACTATCACCGCAGCAGGGAGCAACTGAGCACGGTGCATCGCGACCTCGCCGCGATCAGCGCCTCGGTGAGTAGCGAGGACGGGCTCGTCACCGCGGTCGTGGGTGCTCGTGGCACGCTGACCGACCTCATGATCGCGGACGACGCATACGACCGGTACCGCCCTGCGGAGTTGGCCGCGCAGATCGTGCGGCTGACGGGGGAGGCGACCGTCAGGGCGTTCTCCCTGGCGGCGGACGTACTCGCGCCCGCGCTGCCTTCTGGCACCGACCCGCAGGCACTGCTGCTCGGCACGGCCGATCTCACCGAGGACGACATCGCCACTTCCGGCCCGGAGGAAGAGGACGACGCCAGTTTCGAGGATCAGAACTGGCTCGACGACGGCGAATGGTCGGGAACGCGATGA
- a CDS encoding biotin--[acetyl-CoA-carboxylase] ligase, translating into MKRIDAARLRSALLRPVGPYTAIDVVASTGSTNADLRDAVVEGAADRTVLIAEEQTKGAGRRGRTWVSPPGAGVYLSVLLRPGEVPLPALGSLAAVAGLALIDTARELGVDAVLKWPNDMLAGVERAKCAGVLAEAVACDEQAVVLGIGVNVSPMREPVRPGPGALRATSLAEEGASTSDRTEVARLLLGHLHEREQRWRCARGDLRAAGLLDEYRSRCATLGMQVKVLVAGGSAKIGEALDVDSDAALIVRTADGERHTIFAGDVVHLRPSHA; encoded by the coding sequence ATGAAGCGCATCGACGCCGCGCGACTGCGTTCCGCGCTGCTGCGGCCCGTCGGCCCCTATACCGCCATCGACGTGGTCGCCAGCACGGGCTCCACCAACGCCGATCTTCGAGATGCCGTCGTGGAGGGCGCGGCAGACCGCACCGTGCTCATCGCCGAGGAGCAGACCAAGGGTGCGGGCCGCAGGGGCCGAACCTGGGTCTCCCCGCCCGGCGCCGGCGTGTACCTGAGCGTGTTGCTGCGGCCTGGCGAGGTGCCACTGCCCGCGCTCGGCTCGCTGGCGGCCGTCGCGGGGCTCGCCCTGATCGACACCGCGCGGGAGTTGGGTGTTGACGCGGTGCTCAAGTGGCCCAACGACATGCTGGCTGGGGTTGAGCGCGCCAAGTGCGCCGGTGTGCTCGCCGAGGCGGTCGCCTGTGACGAGCAGGCTGTCGTGCTGGGCATCGGCGTGAACGTGTCGCCGATGCGCGAGCCGGTGCGACCGGGGCCGGGCGCGCTGCGCGCGACCTCACTCGCCGAGGAGGGCGCCTCGACCTCCGACCGCACGGAGGTGGCCCGCCTGCTGTTGGGTCACCTGCACGAACGCGAGCAGCGCTGGCGCTGCGCCCGCGGGGATCTGCGGGCCGCCGGGCTGCTCGACGAGTACCGGTCGCGGTGCGCGACGCTCGGGATGCAGGTGAAGGTTCTCGTGGCGGGTGGTTCGGCCAAGATCGGTGAGGCGCTCGACGTGGACTCCGATGCGGCGCTCATCGTCCGGACAGCCGACGGGGAGCGCCACACGATCTTCGCAGGTGATGTCGTCCACCTGCGGCCGAGCCACGCCTGA
- a CDS encoding WXG100 family type VII secretion target: protein MNGGVAGFGADPQRLLSHAAELEALSGRARRLVAELRDALSESAQPWGADEVGRSFSQTHAGPADEILRSLDALPDRLGEVATSFSQAASAYQDADEEAADGIGGIGSVG from the coding sequence ATGAACGGTGGCGTGGCGGGTTTCGGGGCCGACCCTCAGCGGCTGCTGTCGCATGCGGCCGAGTTGGAGGCGCTGTCGGGCAGAGCGCGGCGGCTGGTGGCCGAATTGCGGGATGCGCTGAGCGAGTCAGCTCAGCCGTGGGGCGCTGATGAGGTCGGGCGCAGCTTCTCCCAGACGCACGCGGGGCCTGCCGACGAGATACTGCGCTCGCTGGACGCGCTGCCCGACAGGCTCGGCGAAGTCGCGACGAGCTTCTCCCAAGCCGCTTCGGCCTACCAGGACGCCGACGAGGAAGCGGCGGACGGCATCGGCGGCATCGGGTCGGTCGGCTAG
- a CDS encoding SDR family NAD(P)-dependent oxidoreductase: MDLGIDGRVVLVTGASGAIGSAISRVFAAEGARVAAAWHSNEAGARSLVDSIIESGGEAMTVRIDHRDQESIADSVRQVEHEFGEVAILVANAVSWPTTMTDTWESLTDGLTTNTAGTMAVIGAVLPGMRKAGWGRLVLISTDIVEQPMAAGVAYSAAKGALETATKVLAVREARHGILSNVVRPGFTLTERALTTPGFGRKAVDSEAAKTPTRRICTPQDVASAVAYLGSAANGHANGEVLSVAGGRHLTR; this comes from the coding sequence ATGGATCTCGGGATCGACGGTCGAGTGGTGCTGGTCACCGGGGCGTCCGGCGCAATCGGCAGCGCCATTTCGAGGGTGTTCGCGGCAGAGGGAGCGCGGGTGGCCGCGGCCTGGCACAGCAACGAGGCGGGGGCGCGCAGCCTGGTCGACTCCATCATCGAGTCGGGAGGGGAGGCGATGACGGTGCGGATCGACCATCGTGACCAGGAGTCGATAGCGGATTCGGTGCGCCAGGTCGAACACGAGTTCGGTGAGGTCGCGATCTTGGTCGCGAACGCGGTTTCCTGGCCGACGACGATGACGGACACCTGGGAGAGCCTGACCGACGGCCTCACCACGAACACCGCCGGAACAATGGCCGTGATAGGGGCCGTCCTTCCCGGTATGCGGAAGGCAGGCTGGGGCAGGCTGGTGTTGATCTCGACCGACATCGTCGAGCAGCCGATGGCCGCGGGTGTGGCCTACTCCGCCGCCAAGGGCGCGCTGGAGACGGCGACAAAGGTGCTGGCGGTCAGAGAGGCCCGGCACGGCATCCTCAGCAACGTCGTGCGACCTGGCTTCACCCTGACCGAGCGGGCGCTGACCACCCCCGGATTCGGGCGGAAGGCCGTCGACTCGGAGGCGGCGAAGACGCCCACGCGCCGCATCTGCACACCTCAGGACGTCGCCTCGGCGGTCGCGTATCTCGGTTCTGCCGCGAACGGGCACGCCAACGGCGAGGTCCTCTCCGTGGCGGGCGGGCGGCACCTGACGCGGTGA